The proteins below come from a single Caenibius sp. WL genomic window:
- a CDS encoding lipoprotein-releasing ABC transporter permease subunit → MLLTPFERTIAKRYLLPGRGEAFIAMVAGISLAAVMLGVAALVIVMSVMNGFRGELLDKIVGLNGHAIIQAYGGRLENWQSVLKEVKATPGVVRASPLIEQPLLTSFNGRVEAILVRGNTQEDIRRLEAQKTVGDLAELRPGAGNVAIGLRLAENLGARVGDTITIINPQGRSTPFGTVPREIGYRVSAIFEIGIYDYDQAFVVMPMQDAQTLLLTGDAVGMIEVKTDDPDKVTQLLAPLTKKLAGQAVISDWKTINASLFEALAVERVAMFVVLSIIVLVAVFNILSSLIMLVRAKTRDIAIMRTMGATRRSLMKIFVTIGFVIGALGTVAGLVLGFVFLYFRQPIVHAIEIVTGQNLWDPSIRFLTELPSRTDPVEVTVICLMALGFSFLATLYPAFKAASTDPVQVLRYE, encoded by the coding sequence TTGCTTCTCACTCCTTTCGAACGGACGATCGCCAAGCGTTACCTTCTGCCGGGGCGCGGTGAAGCCTTTATCGCCATGGTTGCGGGTATCAGTCTCGCCGCGGTGATGCTGGGTGTCGCCGCGCTTGTCATCGTGATGAGCGTGATGAACGGATTTCGCGGCGAATTGCTGGACAAGATCGTTGGACTGAACGGCCATGCCATCATCCAGGCCTATGGTGGGCGGCTGGAAAACTGGCAGAGCGTGCTGAAAGAAGTGAAAGCGACGCCCGGTGTCGTGCGCGCATCACCCCTGATCGAACAGCCGCTGTTGACCAGTTTCAACGGCCGAGTGGAAGCGATTCTGGTACGCGGCAACACACAGGAAGACATCCGTCGGCTCGAAGCGCAGAAGACGGTGGGCGATCTTGCCGAACTGCGCCCAGGTGCCGGCAACGTGGCCATCGGCCTGCGGTTGGCCGAGAATCTCGGCGCGCGGGTGGGCGATACGATCACCATCATCAATCCGCAGGGGCGTTCCACCCCCTTCGGCACTGTGCCGCGTGAGATCGGCTACCGGGTCTCCGCGATTTTCGAGATCGGCATCTACGACTACGATCAGGCTTTCGTCGTCATGCCGATGCAGGACGCGCAGACACTGCTGCTGACAGGTGACGCGGTGGGCATGATCGAGGTCAAGACCGACGATCCCGACAAGGTCACGCAACTGCTGGCTCCGTTGACGAAGAAACTGGCTGGACAGGCAGTGATTTCGGACTGGAAGACGATCAATGCCAGCCTGTTCGAAGCGCTCGCGGTGGAACGCGTGGCGATGTTCGTGGTTCTGTCGATCATCGTGCTGGTGGCGGTGTTCAACATCCTTTCCAGCCTGATCATGCTGGTGCGCGCGAAAACGCGCGACATCGCCATCATGCGCACCATGGGGGCAACGAGGCGGAGCCTGATGAAGATTTTCGTAACCATCGGTTTCGTGATCGGAGCGCTGGGCACGGTGGCGGGGCTCGTTCTGGGTTTCGTGTTCCTCTATTTCCGCCAGCCAATCGTGCACGCGATCGAGATCGTCACCGGCCAGAACCTATGGGACCCGTCGATTCGCTTCCTCACCGAGCTGCCTTCGCGCACCGATCCGGTGGAAGTGACGGTGATTTGCCTGATGGCACTGGGCTTCAGCTTCCTGGCCACGCTCTATCCCGCGTTCAAAGCCGCCAGCACCGATCCGGTACAGGTTCTGCGTTATGAGTAA
- a CDS encoding ABC transporter ATP-binding protein, protein MSNPIVRLTGLTRSFEQGGVRIDVLRGIDLTIEPGEIVALLGPSGAGKSTMLQAIGLLEGGFGGKIEIAGTDASALSGDQRTTLRRDHLGFVYQFHHLLPDFSALENVVLPQLVGGKAWDDGARRATELLEALGLGQRLDHRPSQLSGGEQQRVAVARALANRPQLVLADEPTGNLDEATANKVLDQFLQLVRGEGSAALVATHNEKLAQAMDRVVRLHDGHLQ, encoded by the coding sequence ATGAGTAATCCTATTGTGCGCCTGACAGGGCTGACCCGTAGCTTCGAACAGGGCGGTGTGCGGATCGATGTGCTGCGCGGTATCGATCTGACGATCGAACCGGGCGAGATCGTTGCGCTGCTCGGTCCCTCGGGCGCGGGCAAGTCGACGATGTTGCAGGCCATCGGCCTGCTGGAAGGCGGGTTCGGCGGGAAGATAGAAATCGCCGGGACCGACGCCAGCGCCCTTTCGGGCGATCAGCGCACGACTTTGCGCCGCGATCATCTCGGCTTCGTCTATCAGTTCCACCATCTGCTGCCCGATTTCTCCGCGCTGGAGAATGTTGTCCTGCCGCAACTGGTGGGGGGCAAGGCGTGGGACGATGGCGCGCGGCGCGCGACCGAACTGCTGGAAGCGCTAGGGCTGGGCCAGCGGCTGGATCACCGGCCGAGCCAGCTTTCCGGCGGGGAACAGCAACGCGTGGCCGTGGCCCGTGCGCTGGCCAATCGCCCCCAGCTGGTGCTGGCTGACGAACCGACCGGCAATCTGGACGAAGCCACCGCGAACAAGGTGCTCGATCAGTTTCTGCAACTCGTCCGCGGGGAAGGGAGCGCGGCGCTGGTTGCGACTCATAACGAAAAGCTGGCGCAGGCGATGGATCGCGTCGTGCGGCTGCATGATGGACATTTGCAGTAG
- a CDS encoding glutathione peroxidase: MTAIGDFSVARPDGSLLNLAEQQGKVLLIVNTASKCGFTPQYAGLEALHRRYADRGFAVLGFPCNQFGKQEPGDADEIARFCKLTYDVTFPVMAKVDVNGDGAIPLYHWLKGEAPGVLGTRGIKWNFTKFLIDRAGHVVRRYAPTDKPEALERDIEALL, encoded by the coding sequence TTGACCGCGATTGGCGATTTCTCGGTCGCAAGGCCGGATGGCAGCCTGCTGAATCTGGCTGAGCAGCAAGGCAAGGTCCTGCTGATCGTCAACACCGCCAGCAAATGCGGCTTCACGCCGCAATATGCCGGGCTTGAAGCTCTGCACCGCAGATACGCTGATCGCGGCTTTGCGGTGCTGGGTTTTCCCTGCAACCAGTTCGGTAAGCAGGAGCCCGGCGATGCGGACGAGATCGCCAGATTCTGCAAGCTGACCTACGATGTGACTTTCCCGGTCATGGCCAAAGTCGACGTCAACGGCGATGGGGCCATTCCGCTCTACCACTGGCTCAAGGGTGAAGCACCCGGCGTATTGGGGACGCGCGGTATCAAATGGAACTTCACCAAATTCCTGATCGACCGGGCGGGCCATGTCGTGCGCCGCTATGCTCCGACCGACAAGCCCGAAGCGCTGGAACGGGACATCGAAGCCTTGCTTTAG